CAAAAACAATAAGTGCATTAAAAAACAAACCCTGAATCAAGAATATAACAAGAACAGGAACAAGAAATATTCTTATCAGGGTTAAGAAATTTGGTATATTCATCTTTTAAATACTACAAGTCATCTCTTGACCTGTTCCAATCGACCCATTCATTCTTATCTTCTTCCAGAGTAAAATCCCGAGGTCTCTCGGCCGCACCATCTCCCTTTATGCTGACCTGCTGCATCGATTTAAGGAGGTATGTCCACTCTTCTAATGTAACTTTTTCAGGCCCGGGAACTACTACCGGTCCTGGTATCTTTTCAGGAGCTTCGATTCTTTTTGGTGGCTTAATAATCTTTCCACCTCCCGCAACGTACACCATACCATCGTAAACCCTTACCAGAACCGACTTATCCTCTTTTACATTCATTCTATATACAGTTCCCCTAACCCCTGCAACAGCATTTTCACAGGACAACTCAAAATTAGTTTTTACACCCAAGGTTTTGCTTACATTTGCCCAGGTCCTGCCCAGAAGTAAACGCACTTTAACATTTTCAGCCCTCGATTTCCCATTCCAGCCAATTTGAGAAATTTCAAAACAAGTATTGTCCGCAAAGCGGAGAACAGTATTATTTTTCAAAACAATTTCCAGTCTTGATTTCGGCCCGGTATTTACCCGGTCACCACCCTTCAGGATATCTCCAACTTTCAAAGAGTATCTTTCAT
This sequence is a window from Syntrophales bacterium. Protein-coding genes within it:
- a CDS encoding FecR family protein, with amino-acid sequence MTFRNIVFLFCTAFFLFIVSSQDVCARRLMVVKIGKEEAKVILLEGTASVIPGDGNERYSLKVGDILKGGDRVNTGPKSRLEIVLKNNTVLRFADNTCFEISQIGWNGKSRAENVKVRLLLGRTWANVSKTLGVKTNFELSCENAVAGVRGTVYRMNVKEDKSVLVRVYDGMVYVAGGGKIIKPPKRIEAPEKIPGPVVVPGPEKVTLEEWTYLLKSMQQVSIKGDGAAERPRDFTLEEDKNEWVDWNRSRDDL